A window of Companilactobacillus allii genomic DNA:
AGAAATTATATGATTTCAAAATCTTTACACTTATGGATGTTGATGATTGTAAAGATGATTCTGTAAGAAAAAACTATATTGCTGGAAACATAAGTGGAATTAATGGTCATGAGTTAAAAACGTATATTCAACCGATATATTGTAGTGAGAATTTAGAAGATGTTTTAAATGATATAAACTTTGACTTTGTAGCTAAGACCAATAGAGATAAGGCAAAGTACATCAAGGTTTTTGGAAATATTGATATTAATCTTGAAAGTATGGAGCAACTCATTGGTAAATTAGAGAAATCTAAAAAAACAAATTTGAATATTTTGTTACAATATTTACTTGATCATCGTTCAAATTTTGATTCGTAATACATAAAAATAGATATGTTTAAACAAAAGTATTATTCTTGTTCACAAAGATAATTGTGGGGTAAGAATAATGCTTTTTTACTCGGTTAATTTAGTGATTTTTTTGATTTACAGTTTATTTACCAATACTTATTACAAGAATCATCGGGCGTATTTTTGGCTGATATTTATTCACTTAACGCTACTATTAGGACTACGGTCAAGCATGGTAGGGACAGATACGCTGCAATATGTCGACTTTTACCTTGTCCAAAACTCTGGATTCAATGGTAATGGTGCCATGGTTTATTCCGCCATTAGTAACGCCATCTTCAATCTGACTGGTGGTAATTATCACGTGTTCTTATTTGTACTATCACTGGCGACGATATTCTTTGTTTTGAAGTCGATCGAGCTACTCAATAACAATGAGAACTTTATGTTCTTGAGCATTTATATCTATCTAACGTTTTATTTCTACTTTGAAAGTTTCAATATTCAACGTCAAATGCTGGCAGTGGCGATGACTATGTTTGCGATGGCTTTGTTGTCGCGAAAGAAGTATATCTGGTCGATAATTATATTTGTTTTATCGATTGGGATACACAGCACGGCGATTTTCGCTATTATCGGATTCGTCATCT
This region includes:
- a CDS encoding EpsG family protein yields the protein MLFYSVNLVIFLIYSLFTNTYYKNHRAYFWLIFIHLTLLLGLRSSMVGTDTLQYVDFYLVQNSGFNGNGAMVYSAISNAIFNLTGGNYHVFLFVLSLATIFFVLKSIELLNNNENFMFLSIYIYLTFYFYFESFNIQRQMLAVAMTMFAMALLSRKKYIWSIIIFVLSIGIHSTAIFAIIGFVIWFMKKNKITFCLILGVSLLSNLFLNNLLNNFSQLFNHYQMYSDTVLSSGGGSLMLGIFLLLIVIIAMFLTDMSDDKVGGFVTFMTMIGAVLYIVGSKSQLIIRMADYFAVYSVVFIPQVLARLSRKFHRRYLYMVLVGLVLGVGLAIFYYKLGNNLGEVIPYGVFD